The following are from one region of the Alicyclobacillus fastidiosus genome:
- a CDS encoding 3-hydroxyacyl-CoA dehydrogenase family protein: protein MSDVKQIAVVGAGQMGHQIAMLCALGGFETKLQDVSDAALSMAKESLEGHMARWVAKGRLSQEERDAAFARLQFTTSLRDAASAADLVIEAVVEKLSVKREVFQQLGTLTRGHTILATNSSTIVSSKLADVTGKPDKVCNMHFFFPPLVMKCVEVVMNEFTSQETADAVLAVCERIDRRGVLLRKEISGFVANRILGALQREAVALYEAGVADFKDIDTICQTALNHPIGPFALMDLSGLDVVQFVMQQQYEETGDEHLKPFAGLVERVEQGHLGRKTGKGWYDYAPEGGSK, encoded by the coding sequence TTGAGCGACGTCAAACAGATTGCAGTTGTGGGTGCAGGTCAAATGGGGCATCAAATCGCCATGCTCTGCGCGCTCGGCGGATTCGAAACGAAGCTCCAGGATGTTTCCGATGCGGCACTTAGCATGGCAAAAGAGAGCTTGGAAGGCCACATGGCACGGTGGGTGGCGAAGGGGCGGCTTTCGCAGGAGGAGCGCGATGCTGCGTTTGCTCGACTGCAGTTTACGACTTCGCTTCGGGACGCGGCGTCGGCGGCGGATCTGGTGATTGAAGCAGTGGTCGAGAAGCTGTCGGTCAAGCGCGAAGTGTTTCAACAGCTTGGGACATTGACGCGAGGCCACACCATCTTAGCGACGAACAGCTCGACTATCGTCAGTTCCAAACTCGCTGACGTAACGGGCAAGCCGGACAAGGTCTGCAATATGCACTTCTTCTTCCCACCCCTGGTCATGAAGTGCGTCGAAGTCGTGATGAACGAGTTCACCTCTCAGGAGACGGCCGACGCTGTACTGGCCGTTTGTGAGCGGATCGACCGAAGGGGCGTGCTCCTGCGCAAGGAGATATCCGGATTTGTCGCCAATCGCATCCTTGGGGCCCTTCAGCGCGAGGCCGTCGCACTGTACGAGGCGGGCGTCGCCGATTTCAAGGATATCGACACGATTTGTCAAACGGCGTTGAACCATCCCATTGGGCCGTTTGCACTCATGGACCTGTCTGGGCTCGACGTCGTTCAGTTCGTCATGCAACAGCAATACGAAGAAACGGGAGACGAGCATTTGAAGCCGTTTGCAGGTTTGGTCGAGCGCGTCGAACAAGGCCATCTCGGCCGGAAGACCGGAAAGGGTTGGTACGACTACGCGCCAGAAGGAGGCAGCAAGTAA
- a CDS encoding enoyl-CoA hydratase: MADEVRVAKDGGVAVVVIDHPPLNVLSHDIFLQLDDTFQRLAHDDEVVVVVLTTAGDRAFIAGADIKEFPSLMANANMRGEVMETHHAITRIDRFPKPTIAVLDGLTLGGGLELALAFDLRIAEEHAQLGLPEVKLGLFPGGGGTQRLSRIVGEAKAKEMMFTGDPVSAAEAYRVGIVNQVVPTGAGLDAARAMAAKITRHSLQSLTRIKRAVDQGLEMPLERALEHEADLFVEVFQTEDVREGVSAFIERRQPTFNHR, translated from the coding sequence ATGGCTGATGAGGTTCGGGTAGCAAAAGATGGTGGCGTGGCAGTGGTCGTGATCGATCACCCTCCTCTCAACGTGTTGAGCCACGACATTTTTCTTCAATTGGACGACACCTTCCAAAGGTTGGCACACGACGACGAGGTGGTCGTGGTCGTCCTCACAACCGCGGGTGATCGGGCGTTTATCGCGGGTGCGGACATCAAGGAATTCCCGTCTCTGATGGCTAACGCGAACATGCGCGGCGAAGTCATGGAAACCCACCACGCCATCACGCGGATCGATCGGTTCCCCAAGCCCACGATCGCCGTATTGGACGGGCTGACGCTCGGTGGGGGCCTGGAACTCGCGCTGGCGTTTGACCTGCGCATCGCCGAAGAACATGCCCAGCTAGGCCTCCCGGAAGTGAAGCTGGGTCTCTTCCCAGGTGGCGGTGGCACACAGCGCCTGTCGCGCATTGTGGGAGAGGCAAAGGCGAAGGAAATGATGTTTACGGGCGACCCTGTGTCCGCGGCCGAGGCGTATCGCGTTGGCATCGTCAATCAAGTGGTTCCGACAGGCGCTGGGCTAGATGCAGCCCGGGCGATGGCCGCCAAAATCACGCGCCATTCCTTGCAGTCGTTGACGAGAATCAAGCGCGCCGTCGACCAAGGCTTGGAGATGCCGCTCGAGCGTGCACTTGAGCACGAAGCTGACTTGTTTGTCGAGGTGTTCCAGACAGAGGATGTGCGGGAAGGAGTCAGCGCGTTCATCGAGCGTAGGCAACCGACGTTTAACCACCGCTGA
- a CDS encoding SDR family oxidoreductase, translating into MHVRELFDLTGKTAIVTGGGRGLGEQIARALAEAGANVVVCSRKVAVCEEVAARLGEEMGVRALALACDIANPDDVKRVVDAARREFGKLDILVNNSGATWGAPALDMPLAAWQKVIDVNVTGTFLMSQAVGRHMVAEGRGKIINIASTAGLGGVDPRLMDAVGYNTSKGAIIAMTKDLAVKWGPHGVNVNAICPGFFPTKMSKGIIEQGRDRLLEATPLRRFGADDDLKGAALYLAARASDYVTGAILVVDGGTSAQ; encoded by the coding sequence ATGCACGTGCGTGAACTGTTCGATCTCACTGGAAAGACCGCGATCGTCACGGGTGGTGGGCGTGGTCTGGGCGAGCAAATCGCCCGTGCCTTGGCAGAGGCAGGCGCGAATGTCGTCGTCTGCTCACGCAAAGTGGCGGTCTGCGAGGAAGTGGCCGCTCGACTTGGCGAGGAAATGGGTGTTCGCGCTTTGGCGCTCGCGTGCGACATTGCGAATCCGGACGACGTCAAGCGGGTGGTCGACGCGGCGCGCCGGGAGTTTGGCAAGCTCGACATCCTCGTGAACAACAGTGGCGCAACGTGGGGGGCGCCTGCACTCGACATGCCGCTTGCGGCGTGGCAGAAAGTCATCGATGTCAATGTCACAGGAACGTTTCTCATGAGTCAAGCTGTCGGTCGTCACATGGTAGCCGAGGGCCGCGGCAAGATCATCAACATCGCGTCGACAGCGGGGCTCGGCGGGGTGGACCCCCGACTGATGGATGCCGTCGGCTACAACACGAGCAAAGGTGCCATTATCGCGATGACCAAAGACCTTGCCGTCAAGTGGGGACCACACGGCGTGAACGTCAATGCCATTTGTCCAGGTTTTTTCCCCACCAAGATGTCGAAAGGGATTATTGAACAGGGGCGGGACCGACTGTTGGAAGCGACGCCCCTTCGCCGGTTTGGTGCCGACGACGACTTGAAAGGAGCAGCGCTCTATCTCGCAGCTCGGGCGTCCGATTACGTGACAGGCGCAATTCTGGTTGTCGACGGCGGTACGTCTGCACAATAA
- the aspD gene encoding aspartate 4-decarboxylase — protein MSRMNQNELAKRREMERTYETISPFEFKNKLIDLAKGHQKKSTRMMLNAGRGNPNWIASTPRDAFFSLGRFALDECRRVWDEGDLAGKPARPGAHDRFRSFVQKHADMPGVPLLVDVVDYGIEKLGFDADAFVHELVDGIIGDNYPEPDRMLGRVERVVHEFLMQEMCQGDASAGRFDLFAVEGATAAMCYIFDTLNENYLLTRGDRIAIMVPIFPPYVEISQLARYDFDIVQIRASAVDAEGNHTWQYPDAELEKLADPSIKALFLVNPSNPPSVAMDEASMRKLVELVRDKNPNLMIVSDDVYGTFVDGFRSLISVLPYNTIGVYSFSKYFGVTGWRLGVVAVHEHNVFDHLLQALPQEKLDILDRRYASMTLHPRDVRFLDRMVADSRQVALNHTAGLSTPQQVQMALFAAFALLDEENRYKQLTKDICHRRMRLLYEGLDLPLPNIPNDADYYTEFDLEEWSNHHYGEAFTKFLQSNYEPVDILFRLAEESGIVLLNGAGFHGPTWSIRVSLANLDDQSYATIGRDLHAALEGYVNDWKSTHPQ, from the coding sequence ATGAGTCGCATGAATCAGAATGAGCTCGCGAAGCGACGCGAGATGGAGCGGACCTATGAAACCATCAGTCCGTTTGAATTTAAAAACAAGTTGATCGATCTCGCTAAGGGACATCAAAAAAAGAGTACACGCATGATGTTGAACGCGGGGCGCGGAAATCCGAACTGGATTGCTTCAACACCTCGGGACGCCTTCTTCTCCCTCGGGCGGTTCGCGCTCGACGAGTGCCGTCGCGTCTGGGACGAGGGAGATCTGGCCGGGAAACCTGCACGACCTGGGGCGCATGATCGGTTTCGTTCGTTTGTGCAGAAGCACGCCGATATGCCAGGAGTGCCACTGCTTGTAGACGTCGTTGACTACGGCATCGAGAAGCTGGGCTTTGATGCGGACGCGTTTGTGCACGAACTAGTGGATGGGATCATCGGCGACAACTACCCAGAACCGGATCGAATGCTCGGCAGAGTCGAACGAGTCGTCCACGAATTTCTCATGCAGGAGATGTGCCAAGGAGACGCGTCGGCGGGGCGCTTTGACTTGTTCGCCGTGGAAGGCGCGACTGCTGCGATGTGCTACATTTTTGACACCTTGAACGAGAACTATTTGCTGACGCGCGGGGACAGGATCGCGATCATGGTCCCGATTTTCCCTCCTTACGTCGAAATCTCACAATTGGCGAGGTACGATTTTGATATCGTTCAAATTCGGGCCAGCGCCGTGGACGCAGAGGGCAATCACACTTGGCAATACCCCGATGCAGAGCTCGAGAAGTTGGCCGATCCGTCCATCAAAGCCCTGTTCCTGGTCAATCCGAGCAACCCTCCCTCGGTGGCGATGGACGAGGCGTCGATGCGCAAGCTCGTCGAGTTGGTGCGCGATAAGAACCCGAACCTCATGATTGTCTCCGACGACGTGTACGGGACGTTCGTCGACGGCTTCAGGTCGCTCATCTCGGTTCTGCCGTACAATACCATCGGCGTGTATTCCTTTTCGAAGTATTTTGGGGTGACAGGATGGCGGCTTGGTGTGGTAGCTGTTCACGAGCACAACGTGTTTGACCATCTCCTGCAAGCTCTGCCACAGGAGAAACTCGATATTCTAGACAGGCGGTACGCGTCGATGACTCTGCATCCGCGCGATGTTCGCTTTCTCGATCGAATGGTCGCGGATAGTCGCCAGGTCGCATTGAACCACACCGCAGGTCTGTCCACGCCACAGCAGGTTCAGATGGCACTCTTCGCGGCGTTTGCATTGCTCGACGAGGAGAACCGCTATAAGCAGTTGACCAAGGACATCTGCCATCGGCGCATGCGCCTGCTGTACGAGGGACTCGACTTGCCTTTGCCCAACATCCCGAACGACGCGGATTACTATACGGAGTTTGACCTCGAGGAGTGGTCAAACCACCACTATGGAGAGGCGTTCACGAAGTTTTTGCAATCCAATTACGAGCCCGTGGACATTTTGTTCCGCCTGGCCGAGGAGTCAGGCATCGTGTTGCTCAACGGCGCGGGTTTTCACGGGCCGACCTGGTCGATCCGGGTTTCGCTCGCCAATCTCGATGACCAATCGTACGCAACGATTGGACGGGACTTACATGCGGCCTTGGAGGGCTACGTCAACGACTGGAAATCGACTCATCCGCAGTAG
- a CDS encoding long-chain fatty acid--CoA ligase has translation MNVVQLLHASVVRDPSHACLKFKRDGQYETLTYAEVWQRILRFASALQHLGVQPGDSVAIMAETSPAWMICDFAILSLGAVVVPVYPSLPPAEAAYILQNADAAYFIADHAAMVADLEGAWPHSLRAVIVLNGDTTASSKPVYEFSSLLEDDTYSPVDPAVIDRIPTDSLATIVHTSGTSGRPKGVMLSHRNITSNLEACLAVTPVHRDDVTLSYLPLSHILERTVGHYCVLTAGATIAYAEGIEHIQENLREVSPTLLVTVPRLLEKVYTGIQQKVERAPRPIRHLLRSSARHSPLRRTLANALVYTKLRAVFGGRMRGIISGGAGLAQSIAAFYQEAGIPVCEGYGMTETAPVIAVNRLDDIHPGTVGRPLPNVEVLLAADGELLVRGPNVMRGYYHDPLSTDEAIDREGWLHTGDIAAIEGGYVRIVERKKHLIVLATGKNVSPFPIENAISLSPYIADAVLVGDERKYVTCLLVPDFAALSSKASQSGLGESDFSNWLNHPDIRRLLQREVQTAVAQFTEFERPKRALLIASPFSLDSGELTPTLKVKAKLVTQKYQTAIDQMYEGIGYLDIYGSPELGLEQGAAHVESDVVDPPLQRARDDGERELSAPAEKRRRPTRWMWTTVASLVVACALCGVAAAKVHVPKSLDLLGTIRNVHHNNDQINLENRNIVDGMNTVKNLSSLTPQMAGQLSTLDAGLIQQNHTLQQLTDLSEQEIGLSHQFGSVAASLHRDLSSISQTTSQQSNSVSAMRDTAATLASRAAAMEKTNQQMAQKLQQATGTTQQISTEVP, from the coding sequence GTGAACGTTGTTCAGTTGCTTCACGCTTCCGTCGTGCGCGACCCGTCACATGCCTGTCTGAAATTTAAACGGGATGGGCAATACGAAACACTGACCTATGCGGAAGTTTGGCAGCGGATTCTTCGCTTTGCCTCAGCCCTGCAGCATCTCGGTGTGCAGCCCGGGGACAGTGTCGCCATCATGGCAGAGACTTCCCCCGCCTGGATGATCTGCGACTTTGCAATCTTGTCACTCGGTGCGGTCGTGGTACCCGTCTATCCATCACTGCCTCCCGCCGAGGCGGCTTACATTCTGCAGAACGCCGACGCAGCGTACTTCATCGCGGATCACGCCGCGATGGTCGCGGACCTCGAAGGCGCCTGGCCGCACTCACTGCGGGCCGTCATTGTGCTAAACGGTGACACGACCGCCTCCAGTAAGCCTGTATACGAGTTTTCCAGCCTGCTCGAAGATGACACCTATTCGCCTGTCGATCCCGCCGTGATCGACCGCATTCCCACAGACTCGCTGGCCACCATCGTCCACACGTCAGGCACCTCGGGTCGCCCCAAAGGCGTGATGTTGTCACATCGAAACATCACAAGTAACCTCGAGGCGTGTTTAGCGGTCACACCGGTGCACCGCGACGACGTGACACTCTCTTACCTTCCTCTGTCGCACATTCTCGAACGAACGGTCGGTCACTACTGTGTCTTGACCGCAGGCGCAACCATCGCGTACGCCGAGGGCATTGAACACATCCAGGAAAATCTTCGTGAAGTCAGTCCAACATTGCTCGTCACCGTGCCTCGCCTGCTGGAAAAGGTGTACACAGGCATTCAGCAGAAGGTGGAACGCGCTCCACGCCCCATCCGCCACCTCCTGCGTTCATCGGCACGCCATTCGCCACTCAGGCGCACACTCGCAAACGCGCTCGTCTATACCAAGTTGCGCGCGGTTTTTGGCGGCCGCATGCGCGGAATCATCTCGGGTGGAGCAGGTCTCGCACAATCAATTGCAGCATTTTATCAAGAGGCTGGCATTCCAGTCTGCGAAGGTTATGGAATGACAGAGACTGCGCCCGTCATCGCTGTAAACCGCCTTGACGACATTCACCCTGGCACGGTTGGACGGCCACTCCCAAACGTGGAAGTCCTCCTGGCAGCCGACGGGGAACTGTTGGTGAGAGGGCCAAATGTCATGCGCGGCTATTACCACGACCCTCTGTCCACAGACGAGGCCATCGATCGCGAGGGCTGGCTGCACACAGGTGACATCGCCGCCATCGAAGGCGGATACGTTCGCATTGTCGAGCGGAAAAAACATCTCATCGTACTGGCGACTGGCAAGAACGTCAGTCCATTTCCAATTGAAAACGCGATCTCCTTAAGCCCCTATATCGCAGACGCGGTTCTCGTCGGCGACGAGCGAAAGTACGTAACGTGTCTTCTCGTTCCAGACTTTGCCGCACTGTCCAGCAAAGCCAGCCAATCGGGTCTTGGTGAAAGCGATTTCTCAAATTGGTTGAATCACCCGGATATCCGTCGACTTCTGCAGCGCGAAGTTCAAACGGCCGTCGCTCAGTTTACAGAGTTCGAACGCCCAAAGCGCGCGCTCCTCATCGCGTCCCCGTTTTCGCTCGACTCGGGCGAACTGACACCGACGCTCAAAGTGAAGGCAAAACTGGTGACACAAAAGTATCAGACGGCAATCGATCAGATGTACGAAGGCATCGGCTATCTCGACATTTACGGATCTCCCGAACTCGGCCTCGAACAGGGCGCAGCACACGTGGAGTCAGACGTTGTGGATCCGCCTCTGCAACGCGCACGCGACGACGGCGAGCGCGAATTATCCGCACCAGCCGAAAAGCGCCGTCGTCCCACGCGATGGATGTGGACTACGGTTGCTAGCCTGGTGGTCGCATGCGCACTGTGCGGCGTCGCCGCGGCCAAGGTCCACGTTCCAAAAAGTTTAGACCTGTTGGGAACGATTCGGAACGTACATCACAATAACGACCAAATCAACTTGGAGAACAGAAACATCGTGGACGGCATGAACACCGTAAAAAATCTGTCCAGTCTGACGCCGCAGATGGCCGGCCAACTCAGCACACTGGACGCAGGGCTTATCCAGCAGAATCACACACTCCAACAGTTGACGGATCTCAGCGAGCAGGAAATTGGCTTGAGTCATCAATTTGGCAGCGTCGCCGCATCGCTCCATCGAGATTTATCCAGCATTTCGCAGACTACCAGCCAGCAATCGAACTCCGTGTCCGCAATGCGTGACACGGCCGCCACACTCGCCTCGCGCGCGGCTGCCATGGAAAAGACCAACCAGCAGATGGCGCAAAAACTCCAACAAGCGACAGGAACAACGCAACAAATTTCAACTGAAGTTCCATAA
- a CDS encoding long-chain fatty acid--CoA ligase, whose amino-acid sequence MSHPALNHYPAHVRKDVPIPDWSLPQMLEHTVRQYPDKVAISFYGVTMTYAALQGAIRAFAASLQRRGLKPGERVAIMLPNCPQYVIAYYGILTAGGIVTQVNPMSVERELEHLVGDSGSMYAVVLDALYPRLKAVQAHTALKELIVVALEPTQAAFHPDLLFDSFLAEGFAVPLSPIAIDPAQDVAILQYTGGTTGRSKGAMLTHKNLVANVVQSAEFFKDVLKPAQERCLSALPLFHVFGMTSCMNLTLYMGSTLILLPRFQPAEVLETIERERATTFPGVPTMYVALTHHPDISPEKLASLRTCNSGGAPMPLELMNQFEQKTGATVLEGYGLSESSPVTHCNPSFAVRKPGSIGLPFPSTEFKVVDVQTGTHEVPAGELGEIIVRGPQVMKGYWNMPAETAEVLRDGWLYTGDIARVDEDGYAYIVDRKKDLIIASGYNIYPRDIEEVLYEHPHVLEAVVIGVADDYRGETVKAFVVPKPGVDLTVGQLEAYCKENLAPYKVPKYFEFRSELPKSAVGKILRRQLREEGSAPSA is encoded by the coding sequence ATGAGCCACCCTGCGTTGAATCACTATCCAGCCCACGTCCGCAAAGACGTCCCGATTCCAGATTGGTCGCTGCCCCAAATGCTGGAACATACGGTGCGGCAGTATCCGGACAAAGTAGCCATTTCGTTTTACGGGGTGACGATGACCTATGCCGCGTTGCAGGGAGCCATCCGCGCATTTGCCGCTAGTCTGCAGCGACGCGGCCTGAAGCCGGGGGAACGGGTGGCCATCATGTTGCCGAACTGCCCGCAGTACGTAATTGCGTATTACGGCATTCTCACGGCAGGGGGCATTGTCACGCAAGTGAACCCGATGTCGGTCGAGCGGGAACTCGAACACCTTGTAGGCGATTCCGGTTCGATGTACGCCGTAGTACTCGACGCCCTCTACCCGCGCCTGAAGGCTGTTCAAGCGCACACCGCCTTGAAGGAGCTCATCGTCGTGGCTCTTGAGCCGACACAGGCTGCGTTTCATCCTGACCTGCTGTTCGACTCGTTTCTCGCCGAGGGCTTCGCAGTGCCACTTTCGCCGATCGCCATCGATCCAGCGCAGGACGTCGCCATCCTCCAATATACAGGTGGAACGACGGGGCGTTCGAAGGGTGCTATGCTGACGCACAAAAACCTCGTAGCGAACGTCGTCCAAAGCGCCGAATTTTTTAAGGATGTCTTGAAACCCGCACAGGAACGCTGTTTGTCCGCGCTTCCGCTGTTTCACGTGTTTGGCATGACATCGTGTATGAACTTGACGCTGTACATGGGGTCGACGTTGATCCTACTTCCCCGCTTTCAGCCCGCCGAGGTCCTTGAGACGATTGAGCGCGAGCGAGCTACTACCTTTCCCGGTGTTCCTACGATGTATGTCGCTCTGACGCATCACCCTGATATCTCGCCAGAAAAGCTAGCCTCCTTGCGCACGTGCAACAGCGGTGGTGCACCGATGCCGCTGGAATTGATGAATCAATTTGAGCAAAAGACGGGCGCTACTGTCCTCGAGGGCTACGGATTGTCTGAGTCCTCTCCAGTGACGCATTGCAACCCATCGTTTGCCGTCCGCAAACCTGGCAGCATTGGCTTGCCGTTTCCCTCGACGGAGTTCAAGGTGGTCGACGTGCAGACCGGAACGCACGAGGTGCCCGCAGGGGAACTCGGGGAGATCATCGTTCGCGGTCCGCAGGTGATGAAAGGCTATTGGAACATGCCGGCAGAGACTGCCGAGGTGCTGCGCGACGGCTGGCTGTACACGGGGGACATCGCGCGCGTCGACGAGGACGGGTACGCGTACATCGTGGATCGCAAAAAAGATCTGATTATCGCAAGTGGATACAACATTTATCCTCGCGACATCGAAGAGGTGCTGTATGAACACCCGCACGTGCTCGAAGCCGTCGTCATCGGCGTGGCGGACGACTACCGCGGCGAGACCGTAAAGGCGTTCGTCGTGCCTAAACCAGGTGTCGATCTCACGGTGGGACAGCTGGAGGCGTACTGCAAAGAGAACCTCGCGCCGTACAAGGTGCCGAAATACTTTGAATTCCGGAGTGAATTGCCAAAGAGTGCGGTCGGCAAGATTTTGCGCCGCCAACTGCGGGAGGAGGGGAGCGCTCCGTCGGCATGA
- a CDS encoding Gfo/Idh/MocA family oxidoreductase codes for MTAVPFAIVGGGFRTGYFLRVARALPNLFQAVGMVVRNAEAGRAIEREWGIATYREIDHLLCAQRPEFIVVAVRADDSASVLAGLAKRGVPVLAETPPAADLNGLVKLDELTRGGAKIQVAEQYYLRPMHAARLSIVESGDLGQVTQANVSVSHGYHGVSLLRKLLGVHFEQATIRAMRFVSPMVAGPSRSGPPAEETIVTSPRDIAWIRFGDKLGVYDFTKDQHRSWIRSTHLSVRGSRGEIFDHRVNFLAGHRTPLHLELRRVNRGEEENVEGYFLQGIMLGHRWVYANPYAGARLYDDEIAVATCMENMVRYIRGGPSFYDLRQASQDHYLAMLIEEAIQTGKEVTSGPQPWMQTAPSVEG; via the coding sequence TTGACTGCTGTACCGTTCGCCATCGTTGGTGGAGGTTTTCGCACGGGCTACTTTCTGCGGGTGGCTCGTGCGTTGCCAAATCTCTTTCAGGCAGTTGGGATGGTCGTTCGAAATGCAGAAGCGGGTCGTGCGATCGAGCGCGAATGGGGTATCGCTACGTACAGGGAGATCGACCACTTGCTTTGTGCACAAAGACCGGAGTTTATCGTAGTGGCCGTTCGCGCGGACGATTCGGCAAGCGTCCTTGCGGGTTTGGCGAAACGCGGCGTGCCTGTCCTCGCGGAAACGCCTCCGGCTGCAGACCTGAACGGCCTTGTGAAACTCGACGAATTGACGCGCGGTGGGGCGAAGATCCAAGTGGCGGAGCAGTATTATCTTCGGCCGATGCACGCCGCCCGACTGTCCATTGTCGAGTCGGGCGACTTGGGTCAGGTCACGCAGGCGAACGTGTCCGTCTCCCATGGGTACCACGGAGTCAGTTTGTTGCGGAAACTGCTAGGCGTCCATTTCGAGCAGGCGACCATCCGAGCGATGCGGTTTGTATCACCGATGGTTGCGGGCCCGTCCAGGTCGGGGCCCCCAGCAGAGGAAACCATTGTCACGTCGCCGCGGGACATCGCCTGGATCCGCTTTGGCGATAAGCTTGGCGTCTACGACTTCACCAAGGATCAGCACAGGTCGTGGATTCGTTCCACCCACCTGTCCGTCCGCGGCAGTAGAGGGGAGATTTTCGATCATCGAGTCAATTTCTTAGCGGGCCACCGCACACCGCTTCACCTGGAGCTCAGACGTGTCAATCGGGGTGAGGAGGAAAACGTCGAAGGGTATTTTCTTCAGGGCATTATGCTTGGACACCGATGGGTCTATGCGAACCCATATGCCGGCGCCCGCTTGTACGACGACGAAATCGCGGTTGCGACGTGCATGGAAAATATGGTGCGCTACATCCGTGGGGGACCCAGTTTTTACGATTTGCGCCAGGCCTCCCAGGACCATTATTTGGCGATGCTCATCGAGGAGGCCATCCAGACAGGGAAGGAAGTCACATCTGGGCCGCAGCCGTGGATGCAGACAGCGCCGTCAGTGGAAGGGTGA
- a CDS encoding FAD-linked oxidase C-terminal domain-containing protein: MQTVPWWSELTELFPDKARVVRTESVLDAHGRDFTYHLPHLPDAVVFVRSRDEVVTVMQFAHRHQIPVVPFGVGSSLEGHVIPVQGGISLDFTQMNRIVEFRPDDFLVRVEPGVTREQLNEYLRHEGLFFPVDPGANATIGGMTATNASGTNAVRYGVMRDQVKGLEVVLADGTVLHTGGLAVKSSAGYNLTGLFVGSEGTLGVFTEITLRLQAIPEQVVAARAVFPDLDTVSKAAAELTSSGLSLGRIELVDAGTVHVVNAYKGTHYDEAPTLFLEFSGAEPGVARDVEMAQEICEGAGCTAIVFERDKAAREKLWEARHHASLAMMASAPGKKHMVTDVCVPISALPGALHHARETIDAYGLDGMILGHVGDGNYHAGFMVDPADEADMARFRAVNEAIVEYALSRGGTCTGEHGVGLGKRKYLAREHGEEALAVMRGIKRLFDPQGILNPEKVVVEKRADD, from the coding sequence ATGCAAACTGTACCGTGGTGGTCCGAACTTACAGAATTATTTCCCGACAAGGCGCGCGTCGTGCGCACAGAGTCGGTATTGGACGCCCATGGTCGCGATTTTACCTATCACTTGCCACATCTCCCGGACGCTGTCGTCTTCGTCAGGTCGCGGGACGAGGTCGTCACTGTCATGCAATTTGCTCATCGTCATCAGATCCCCGTCGTGCCGTTTGGCGTGGGGAGCAGTCTCGAAGGGCATGTCATCCCCGTTCAAGGTGGCATCAGCCTCGACTTCACGCAGATGAATCGCATCGTCGAGTTTCGCCCGGACGATTTCCTCGTTCGCGTCGAGCCCGGCGTGACGCGCGAGCAACTCAATGAGTACCTGCGGCATGAGGGCCTCTTTTTTCCGGTCGATCCCGGTGCGAACGCCACCATTGGCGGCATGACGGCGACCAATGCCAGTGGGACGAATGCTGTCCGCTATGGCGTCATGCGCGATCAGGTCAAGGGGCTCGAGGTGGTCCTCGCCGATGGCACCGTCCTTCATACAGGCGGCTTAGCCGTGAAGTCATCTGCTGGCTACAACTTGACGGGGCTGTTCGTCGGGTCGGAAGGGACTTTGGGCGTATTCACGGAGATCACTTTGCGGTTGCAGGCGATTCCAGAGCAAGTTGTCGCGGCGCGCGCTGTCTTCCCAGATCTCGACACGGTCAGCAAAGCTGCGGCCGAGCTCACTTCGTCTGGGCTGTCCTTGGGGAGAATTGAGCTTGTCGACGCGGGTACGGTGCATGTCGTCAACGCGTATAAAGGCACGCACTACGACGAAGCGCCCACGCTCTTCCTTGAGTTTAGCGGCGCAGAACCGGGTGTTGCCCGGGACGTTGAGATGGCTCAGGAGATCTGTGAGGGTGCAGGATGCACGGCGATCGTGTTCGAGCGCGACAAGGCAGCGCGGGAGAAACTTTGGGAAGCCCGCCATCACGCCTCACTGGCGATGATGGCCTCTGCACCTGGTAAAAAGCACATGGTCACAGACGTCTGCGTCCCCATTAGCGCACTACCTGGCGCCTTGCATCACGCTCGGGAGACGATCGACGCCTATGGTCTCGACGGCATGATTCTCGGCCACGTGGGCGACGGCAACTACCACGCTGGCTTTATGGTCGATCCCGCCGACGAAGCGGATATGGCCCGCTTTCGCGCCGTCAACGAGGCTATCGTCGAGTACGCGCTGTCGCGCGGCGGAACCTGCACTGGCGAGCACGGCGTGGGGCTCGGCAAGCGCAAATACCTCGCTCGTGAACACGGCGAGGAGGCGTTGGCGGTGATGCGGGGGATCAAGCGACTATTTGACCCACAGGGCATCTTGAATCCCGAGAAGGTCGTTGTGGAAAAGAGGGCGGACGATTGA